In Dolichospermum flos-aquae CCAP 1403/13F, the following proteins share a genomic window:
- a CDS encoding transglutaminase domain-containing protein, which translates to MLNDISFPVPSLTVNQMFGQKIIRPVTAATLYGIAFIKDRLIAIDTVKGHLLEIDPLTDNSKIINPHQVREFKEVTGLAVWEDDLWVTRDNSVYLCKLASLGLEHFVTLPYPADGVAVWESTVYVSCQRLGYILIFNRDTRKEITRFYAPGVGIQNLAVSKETLWVCDRTEQTVYSMDRATGEVRFSVLTAFDSPTGIAVQGQDDTGKDRIYVAYSSEEPYIRDNPNADPCFELTYRDRTFIHSLQYHYQEDKRYALSNGYLIEMSYVEEISPLDEIYLADIEWRIALPSETQRQKVQQVEPIGLPFREEIIDGQRVAVFKFDTLAPGERHIFGWKALVEVRGIKHRITPKDVEDVPELSPELKTRYLVDDDDLAMDTDIVIRAARTAVGTETNLLRKMYSIRNYVYDQLSYAIKPHIDSPDIALDRGTGSCGEYVGVLLALCRLNGIPCRTVGRYKCPVYAEHQGIPLQPDFNHVWLEFYIPGIGWLPMESNPDDLEEGGPYPTRFFMGLCWYHIEIGKGITFETLTRDGIRLTKEEVSLGDLAINHIRFTILKELPPF; encoded by the coding sequence ATGCTTAATGATATAAGTTTTCCAGTACCCAGTTTGACGGTGAACCAGATGTTTGGGCAAAAAATAATCAGACCAGTTACTGCTGCTACCTTGTACGGTATTGCTTTTATCAAGGATAGACTTATTGCTATTGATACGGTTAAAGGTCATTTATTAGAAATTGACCCTCTTACCGATAACAGCAAAATTATCAATCCCCACCAAGTCCGCGAATTTAAAGAAGTTACCGGTTTAGCTGTGTGGGAAGATGATCTTTGGGTGACTCGTGATAATAGTGTCTATTTATGTAAATTGGCATCTTTAGGTTTAGAGCATTTTGTAACTTTACCCTATCCCGCTGATGGTGTTGCCGTTTGGGAATCTACCGTTTATGTTAGTTGCCAAAGACTTGGCTATATTTTGATTTTTAACCGGGATACCCGCAAGGAAATCACCAGATTTTATGCCCCTGGTGTCGGTATCCAAAACTTGGCAGTTAGTAAAGAAACTTTATGGGTATGCGATCGCACGGAACAAACAGTTTACTCTATGGATAGGGCAACTGGAGAAGTGCGTTTCAGTGTTCTCACGGCTTTTGATTCTCCTACAGGTATCGCAGTTCAGGGGCAGGATGACACAGGCAAAGATCGTATTTATGTGGCATACTCCAGCGAAGAACCTTATATTCGGGATAATCCCAATGCTGACCCTTGTTTTGAATTAACCTACCGCGATCGCACATTTATTCATTCTCTACAATATCATTACCAAGAGGATAAACGCTACGCCCTCTCTAATGGCTATCTGATAGAAATGTCTTATGTTGAAGAAATTTCCCCCCTTGATGAAATTTATTTAGCCGATATAGAATGGCGCATAGCCCTACCCTCAGAAACCCAACGGCAAAAAGTCCAACAAGTTGAACCCATTGGTTTACCATTCAGAGAAGAAATCATTGACGGACAAAGAGTAGCCGTTTTTAAATTTGATACCCTTGCCCCCGGTGAACGTCACATATTTGGCTGGAAGGCATTAGTAGAAGTACGCGGCATTAAACATCGCATCACCCCTAAAGATGTCGAAGATGTTCCAGAACTGTCACCAGAATTAAAAACCCGCTATCTGGTAGATGATGACGACCTAGCAATGGATACCGATATTGTTATCCGTGCAGCCCGCACAGCCGTTGGTACAGAAACTAATCTGTTACGGAAAATGTACAGTATCCGCAACTACGTTTATGATCAATTGTCTTATGCTATTAAACCTCACATTGATTCACCCGATATAGCTTTAGATCGGGGTACTGGTTCATGTGGCGAATATGTAGGTGTATTACTGGCACTTTGTCGCCTGAATGGTATTCCTTGCCGCACCGTTGGTAGATATAAATGTCCAGTTTATGCCGAACATCAGGGAATTCCCCTCCAACCCGATTTTAATCATGTTTGGTTAGAGTTTTATATTCCGGGAATTGGTTGGTTGCCAATGGAATCTAATCCTGATGATCTGGAAGAAGGTGGACCATATCCTACACGATTCTTTATGGGCTTATGCTGGTATCATATCGAAATTGGTAAAGGTATCACTTTTGAAACCTTAACCAGGGATGGAATTCGCTTAACGAAAGAAGAGGTTTCCCTGGGTGACTTAGCTATTAACCATATTCGCTTCACGATTCTGAAGGAATTACCACCTTTTTAA
- the recF gene encoding DNA replication/repair protein RecF (All proteins in this family for which functions are known are DNA-binding proteins that assist the filamentation of RecA onto DNA for the initiation of recombination or recombinational repair.), whose product MYLKTLHLKQFRNYQNQKVEFTAAKTILVGNNAQGKSNLLEAVELLATLRSHRMARDRDLIKEGESTAQIYATLDRIHSHSDLTLTLRRHSRRSVAINGVTVPKQMDFLGVLNAVEFSSLDLELVRGSPEIRRNWLDTLLIQLEPVYAHILHQYHQVLRQRNAFLKRYLNTPEKSLQSELAIWNAQLVTAGTRVIIRRDRAIKRLSPIASAWHASISGASEILQINYAANIPLEKTSPQELQGAFFAKLQQRAVAELHRGITLVGPHRDEVELIINQTPARQYGSQGQQRTLVLALKLAELQLIEEVINEPPLLLLDDVLAELDPSRQNQLLDAIQDRFQTLITTTHLSAFDVQWLKSSQVLYVNAGKIDN is encoded by the coding sequence ATGTACTTAAAAACTCTACACCTCAAACAATTTCGGAATTACCAAAACCAAAAAGTTGAATTTACCGCTGCTAAAACAATTTTGGTAGGTAATAATGCTCAAGGAAAATCGAACTTGTTAGAGGCTGTGGAGTTATTGGCAACATTGCGATCGCACCGCATGGCACGCGATCGTGATTTAATTAAAGAAGGTGAATCTACAGCCCAAATTTATGCCACTCTAGACCGGATTCATAGCCATAGTGATTTAACTCTCACCCTCCGTCGTCATTCTCGTCGCAGCGTGGCTATAAATGGCGTTACAGTCCCCAAACAAATGGATTTTCTGGGGGTTCTCAATGCGGTGGAGTTTTCTAGCTTGGATTTAGAATTGGTGCGTGGTAGTCCTGAAATTCGTCGCAACTGGCTAGATACGCTTTTAATTCAATTAGAACCAGTTTATGCTCACATTTTGCACCAATATCACCAAGTTTTACGCCAACGCAATGCTTTTTTAAAACGTTATCTAAATACACCAGAAAAATCTCTACAATCAGAATTAGCTATCTGGAATGCACAATTAGTAACTGCGGGGACAAGGGTAATCATCAGAAGAGATAGAGCTATTAAAAGATTATCTCCTATCGCTTCTGCCTGGCACGCTAGTATTAGTGGAGCATCTGAAATTCTGCAAATAAATTATGCTGCTAATATTCCCTTAGAAAAAACTTCTCCTCAAGAATTACAAGGGGCTTTTTTTGCTAAACTACAACAAAGAGCCGTTGCAGAATTACATCGAGGGATAACTTTAGTTGGACCCCACCGCGATGAAGTAGAATTAATTATTAATCAAACTCCCGCTCGTCAATATGGTTCTCAAGGTCAGCAAAGAACATTAGTTTTAGCTTTAAAATTAGCAGAATTACAATTAATTGAAGAAGTAATTAATGAACCACCATTACTATTATTAGATGATGTTTTAGCCGAATTAGATCCATCTCGCCAAAATCAATTACTTGATGCTATTCAAGACCGATTTCAAACCTTAATTACTACCACTCATTTGAGCGCTTTTGATGTTCAATGGTTGAAATCTTCCCAGGTTTTATATGTAAATGCAGGGAAAATAGATAATTGA
- the tnpA gene encoding IS200/IS605 family transposase translates to MALWRLYYHLVWATKERQPLITREREGKLYGYIISKADELGTIIHAIDGIENHIHLVASIPPKISISDFVQKIKGSSTHYINHLSPGEDTFGWQRGYGVFSLGRKQLEQAVIYVRNQKEHHSNGTTIASLEEHNQDDDAPTKFYLSQPPENEFSVS, encoded by the coding sequence ATGGCTTTGTGGAGACTTTATTATCATCTGGTTTGGGCAACAAAAGAGCGTCAGCCACTAATTACCAGGGAACGGGAAGGGAAACTTTACGGTTACATTATTAGCAAAGCTGATGAACTTGGTACTATTATTCATGCTATTGACGGCATAGAAAATCATATTCATTTAGTGGCTTCTATTCCGCCAAAGATTTCCATTTCTGATTTTGTGCAAAAAATTAAAGGCAGTAGCACCCATTATATTAATCATTTATCTCCTGGAGAAGATACCTTTGGTTGGCAAAGAGGATATGGGGTTTTTTCACTGGGGAGAAAACAATTGGAACAAGCGGTTATTTATGTGAGAAATCAAAAGGAGCATCATTCAAATGGCACAACAATTGCATCTTTGGAAGAACATAATCAAGATGATGATGCTCCCACAAAATTTTATCTTTCGCAACCGCCTGAGAATGAATTTTCAGTCTCATAA
- a CDS encoding cation-translocating P-type ATPase gives MSAHSLPESTNLWHGLEVDKALEMLDSDANSGLTSPEVEQRRQKYGLNELEEQVGRGPWQILLDQFTNIMLLMLIAVALISGFLDLLALTGGTLKPGEVPFKDTIAIMAIVILNGILGYVQESRAEKALAALKKLSSPSVRILRDGKLADIAAKELVPGDVMLLEAGVQIAADGRLIEQSNLQVRESALTGEAEAVNKQAILTLPEDAPLGDRLNSVFQGTEVVQGRAKVLVTHTGMRTELGKIAAMLQSVDGEPTPLQQRMTQLGNVLVTGSLILVAIVVGGGLIHDLTKGIGWKNLQELVEVSLSMAVAVVPEGLPAVITVTLALGTQRMVKHNALIRKLPAVETLGSVTTICSDKTGTLTQNKMVVQSVYTNNSPFRVTGEGYTPIGDFQLNGEKANLDECPEISALLVSCAVCNDAVLQQQQGEWAILGDPTEGALVTLAGKAGIEQDQWSSKLPRVSEFPFSSERKRMSVICQLEAVATGDTSLTAIDPAIAGFVESEQYLMFTKGSPELTLERCTKIHLGNHSIPISDEHRSQILVANDQMAGKGLRVLGFAYKPLAEVPPDGSHDTSEVDLVWLGLVGMLDAPRPEVRAAVQECRKAGIRPIMITGDHQLTAQAIATDLGIAQAGDRVLTGKELQLLSDQELEEQVDLVSIYARVSPEHKLRIVQALQRRGRFVAMTGDGVNDAPALKQADIGIAMGITGTDVSKEASDMILLDDNFATIVAATKEGRVVYTNIRRFIKYILGSNIGEVLTIAAAPLLGLGGVPLSPLQILWMNLVTDGLPALALAVEPPEPDVMERPPFSPRESIFARGLGSYMIRIGIVFAVITIILMEWAYHHSHAAGYQGDVDTWKTMVFTSLCLAQMGHAIAIRSNNRLTIEMNPFSNPFVLGSVIVTTILQLMLIYVPPLQSFFGTHPLSLEELAICIGFSALMFVWIEGEKIFFRLMGKKSV, from the coding sequence ATGTCTGCTCATTCTTTACCTGAATCTACCAACCTTTGGCATGGTTTAGAAGTTGATAAAGCCTTAGAAATGCTTGATAGTGACGCAAACAGCGGCTTAACCTCCCCAGAAGTTGAACAGCGTCGCCAAAAATATGGACTTAATGAACTCGAAGAACAGGTCGGTCGTGGCCCTTGGCAAATTCTGCTAGATCAGTTTACCAATATCATGTTATTGATGCTGATTGCCGTTGCCCTCATTTCTGGTTTTTTGGATTTACTGGCTTTGACTGGGGGGACATTAAAACCCGGTGAAGTGCCATTTAAAGACACCATTGCCATTATGGCCATCGTTATCCTCAATGGTATTTTGGGCTATGTGCAAGAAAGCCGGGCTGAAAAAGCTCTAGCAGCCTTGAAAAAACTATCTTCTCCCTCAGTCCGAATCCTCCGTGATGGTAAACTGGCGGATATAGCAGCGAAGGAGCTAGTTCCAGGGGATGTGATGCTGCTGGAAGCTGGGGTGCAAATAGCTGCTGATGGTCGCTTAATAGAACAGTCTAATTTGCAAGTGCGAGAATCGGCTCTCACAGGTGAAGCCGAAGCTGTCAATAAGCAAGCCATTCTCACATTACCAGAAGATGCACCCTTAGGCGATCGCCTCAATTCAGTTTTTCAAGGTACGGAAGTTGTCCAAGGTCGGGCTAAGGTACTGGTAACTCACACCGGAATGCGAACAGAACTAGGCAAAATTGCCGCTATGTTGCAGTCTGTGGACGGTGAACCTACGCCTTTACAGCAACGCATGACCCAATTGGGTAACGTTCTCGTTACTGGTTCTTTAATTCTTGTAGCCATAGTAGTTGGTGGTGGACTTATTCATGATCTAACTAAAGGAATAGGTTGGAAGAATTTACAAGAACTGGTGGAAGTTTCTTTAAGTATGGCGGTGGCGGTAGTTCCTGAAGGTTTACCTGCGGTAATTACTGTTACCCTGGCTTTGGGAACTCAGCGCATGGTTAAGCATAATGCCTTAATTCGCAAACTCCCAGCGGTAGAAACTCTTGGTTCTGTAACTACTATTTGTTCTGATAAAACCGGAACTCTAACTCAAAATAAAATGGTGGTACAGTCGGTGTACACCAATAATTCTCCCTTTCGCGTCACTGGAGAAGGTTATACTCCCATTGGCGATTTTCAGTTAAATGGTGAAAAAGCCAATTTAGATGAATGTCCAGAAATTTCTGCTTTGCTTGTTTCCTGTGCGGTTTGTAATGATGCTGTTCTGCAACAACAACAAGGAGAATGGGCAATTTTGGGCGACCCGACAGAAGGGGCTTTAGTGACTTTGGCAGGAAAAGCCGGAATTGAACAAGACCAATGGAGTAGTAAATTACCTCGTGTCTCCGAATTTCCCTTTTCCTCGGAACGGAAGCGCATGAGTGTGATTTGTCAACTAGAAGCTGTAGCTACTGGTGATACTTCTTTAACCGCCATTGACCCAGCCATTGCTGGTTTTGTGGAATCTGAACAATATCTGATGTTTACCAAGGGTTCACCAGAATTAACTTTGGAAAGGTGTACAAAAATCCATTTAGGTAATCACTCGATTCCTATTAGTGACGAACACCGCAGCCAAATTTTGGTAGCTAATGACCAAATGGCGGGTAAAGGTTTACGGGTCTTAGGTTTTGCTTATAAACCTTTAGCTGAAGTTCCCCCAGATGGTTCTCATGATACATCTGAGGTAGATTTGGTTTGGTTGGGGTTGGTGGGAATGCTAGACGCGCCTCGTCCAGAAGTGAGGGCGGCTGTGCAAGAATGTCGCAAGGCGGGAATCCGTCCGATTATGATTACTGGCGACCATCAATTAACTGCTCAAGCGATCGCTACTGATTTGGGAATTGCCCAAGCAGGTGATAGAGTCCTCACTGGTAAGGAATTACAACTTCTCAGTGACCAAGAATTAGAGGAACAGGTTGACCTAGTGAGTATTTACGCTAGAGTCTCCCCTGAGCATAAATTAAGAATTGTCCAAGCCTTGCAACGTCGCGGGCGATTTGTGGCGATGACAGGGGATGGGGTGAATGATGCTCCCGCCCTCAAACAAGCCGATATAGGCATTGCTATGGGCATCACAGGTACAGATGTGAGCAAAGAAGCCAGCGATATGATCCTCCTAGATGACAACTTCGCCACCATAGTTGCTGCCACGAAGGAAGGTAGAGTTGTTTATACCAATATTCGCCGCTTTATTAAATACATTTTGGGTAGTAATATTGGGGAAGTTCTCACCATTGCGGCTGCGCCATTGTTGGGATTAGGAGGTGTTCCTTTGAGTCCTTTGCAAATTCTCTGGATGAATTTGGTAACAGACGGTTTACCAGCTTTAGCATTAGCTGTAGAACCCCCTGAACCTGATGTGATGGAACGTCCCCCCTTTAGTCCCCGTGAAAGTATTTTTGCTAGGGGTTTAGGTTCTTACATGATTCGCATTGGGATTGTCTTCGCTGTGATTACAATTATCCTCATGGAATGGGCTTACCATCATTCTCATGCAGCCGGGTATCAAGGAGATGTGGATACTTGGAAGACAATGGTATTTACTTCATTGTGTCTAGCACAAATGGGTCATGCGATCGCCATTCGTTCTAATAATAGACTTACTATCGAAATGAATCCTTTTTCTAATCCCTTTGTCTTGGGGTCAGTCATTGTCACCACGATCTTGCAATTGATGTTAATTTATGTTCCACCCCTGCAAAGTTTCTTTGGTACTCATCCACTCAGTTTAGAAGAATTAGCAATTTGTATCGGTTTTAGTGCTTTAATGTTTGTCTGGATTGAAGGTGAGAAGATATTCTTTCGCTTGATGGGCAAAAAAAGTGTTTAA
- a CDS encoding MgtC/SapB family protein translates to MINPYYIASSDWLNTGLRMCFALFIGAIIGLERQLKNKPAGLRTHMLVSLGSAVFTLITIQTGGTQLSADSLSRVVQGIAAGVGFLGAGEILRESSQTSKSPEIHGLTSAAAIWVAAALGIAAGCGLWQLGLMGAILTVIILHIFKRLEKF, encoded by the coding sequence TGATCAATCCTTATTATATTGCCAGTAGTGACTGGCTAAACACCGGTCTTCGTATGTGTTTCGCCTTGTTTATTGGGGCTATAATTGGCTTAGAACGACAACTAAAAAATAAACCGGCAGGTTTAAGAACCCATATGTTAGTAAGTTTGGGTTCAGCCGTATTTACTCTCATCACTATCCAAACAGGTGGTACACAACTTAGTGCTGATTCCCTTAGTCGTGTAGTTCAAGGTATTGCTGCTGGAGTGGGGTTTTTAGGCGCTGGGGAAATTTTACGTGAATCTTCCCAAACATCAAAATCACCGGAAATTCATGGTTTGACTTCTGCCGCTGCGATTTGGGTAGCTGCGGCTTTGGGAATTGCTGCTGGGTGTGGTTTATGGCAATTAGGATTAATGGGTGCTATTTTAACTGTAATTATTCTACACATTTTTAAAAGACTGGAAAAGTTTTAG
- a CDS encoding sensor histidine kinase, translated as MAKSRQSSFRQILVTRILLVFIPVLLVGEMVALNKARSSLLNTAQQNLTESAVNKGEKITDDIAALRSNLITASQTKVIQSGSPFQTEQFLKQLKKQLPTQTDCLQLTRIKKGEIIASSCGVQEIMPSGLSLTSNDVDIQFILPSQSGKTGKRDKQNQLQLFLSIPVSNQRGNLAYRLSMKTTLYQQNPNHPGSLTGFLVVIAEDGRVLAHPLPERIGTNIKDYTDVDRIQAIVKNALSGSNNSSNLSFIEGQELVAGFTATTKPITTKPSQRWIVLAVTSVENALFGLEEIKLILIVLTVGLIGASLLASFYLVPYLAGPVEELRDYAINLHSHHAAQPIPRNFKIREFNQLAQALDQMVERLKDWAEELEIAWKEAKSANQVKSQFLATTSHELRNPLNIIINCVRLVRDDLCDSREEELEFLKKADDTAIHLLGIINDLLDISKIEAGKLSVITVPLDLRQLLLEVINLQSVNIQYKGLQLICDIGDKPIPIKSDSIKLKQVLINIIGNATKFTDEGSIQITMSINRHQQYVLVSIKDTGIGIDPGEQGKLFRPFVMVDGTTTRKFEGTGLGLAISRNLIELMGGKITLESLGLNQGTTVIIKLPLIDMALLPNPEKKDVVINGVRS; from the coding sequence AGTAGGAGAAATGGTTGCCTTGAATAAAGCTCGTTCTAGTTTGTTAAATACTGCCCAACAAAATTTAACAGAAAGTGCAGTTAATAAAGGAGAAAAAATTACTGATGATATTGCCGCTTTACGCTCCAATTTAATTACAGCTAGTCAAACTAAAGTAATTCAATCAGGTTCACCTTTCCAAACTGAACAATTTCTTAAACAACTAAAAAAACAACTACCAACCCAAACTGATTGTCTCCAATTAACCCGCATTAAAAAAGGTGAGATAATTGCCAGTAGTTGTGGTGTTCAAGAAATTATGCCATCAGGCTTATCTCTTACCAGCAATGACGTTGATATTCAATTTATATTACCATCCCAATCGGGAAAAACTGGTAAAAGAGACAAACAAAATCAACTACAATTATTTTTATCAATTCCTGTTTCTAATCAACGTGGTAATTTAGCCTACCGATTAAGCATGAAAACCACATTATATCAACAAAATCCCAATCATCCAGGCTCATTAACGGGTTTTTTGGTAGTCATTGCTGAAGACGGTAGAGTTTTAGCTCATCCATTACCAGAAAGAATCGGTACTAATATTAAAGATTATACCGATGTAGACAGAATCCAAGCTATAGTTAAAAATGCCTTGAGTGGAAGTAATAATTCCAGTAATTTATCCTTTATAGAAGGACAAGAACTGGTTGCAGGTTTTACAGCTACTACTAAACCTATCACTACAAAACCATCACAAAGATGGATTGTCCTAGCAGTTACAAGTGTAGAAAATGCCCTATTTGGTTTAGAAGAAATTAAACTAATTCTCATTGTTTTAACAGTTGGTTTAATTGGTGCAAGTTTATTGGCATCATTTTATTTAGTTCCTTATTTAGCAGGTCCAGTAGAAGAACTCCGCGACTATGCTATTAATCTTCATAGTCACCACGCAGCACAACCCATTCCCCGCAACTTCAAAATTCGAGAATTTAACCAACTAGCTCAAGCATTAGATCAAATGGTAGAAAGACTCAAAGATTGGGCTGAAGAATTAGAAATTGCTTGGAAAGAAGCTAAATCAGCCAATCAAGTGAAAAGTCAATTTCTAGCCACAACTTCTCACGAATTAAGAAATCCACTGAATATTATTATTAACTGTGTGCGGTTAGTGCGTGATGATTTATGTGATAGTAGAGAAGAAGAATTAGAGTTTCTTAAAAAAGCCGACGATACAGCAATTCATTTATTAGGAATAATTAATGATTTGCTAGATATTTCTAAAATAGAAGCTGGTAAACTTTCTGTAATTACAGTACCGCTAGATTTACGACAATTATTATTAGAGGTAATTAATTTACAATCAGTTAATATCCAATATAAAGGACTACAATTAATTTGTGATATAGGTGATAAGCCTATTCCTATAAAGTCTGATTCCATTAAACTCAAACAAGTGTTAATTAATATTATTGGTAATGCTACTAAATTCACTGATGAAGGTAGTATTCAAATTACCATGAGTATTAATCGTCATCAGCAGTATGTTTTAGTTTCTATTAAAGATACAGGAATTGGTATTGATCCAGGAGAACAAGGTAAACTATTTCGTCCCTTTGTGATGGTTGACGGGACAACTACGCGCAAGTTTGAAGGAACTGGATTGGGTTTAGCAATTTCTCGGAATTTAATTGAACTCATGGGTGGTAAAATCACTTTAGAGAGTTTGGGGTTAAATCAAGGAACAACAGTAATTATTAAATTACCTTTGATTGATATGGCTTTATTACCTAATCCAGAAAAAAAAGATGTGGTCATAAATGGAGTTAGGAGTTAA